The stretch of DNA CGTCGGACTCCTTGAACGTGTGGCTGGCGTCGTTGAACTCGGTGGCGAAGGCGCGGCGGGCGACTTCGCGCATGGGGGCGTTGTTGGACATCTAGATCGACCTCGCTTTGATCAGCGCGCTCTCGGGATCGACCGGCCCGTCGAGGCGCTCGAACTCGTCGACGAGCACGTAGCGCCCGAACACGGGGCCGGACACCTCGAAGTAGTGGCCCAGCAGGTCGCCCTGCATCTCCTCGACGACCACGGTGGTGTCGAGAGCGTCGGTGGCCATCTGCTTCGCTTCTTCGAGGTCGATCCCGGTCAGTTCCTCGGTCGTCTCCTTGTCGAAGATGACCTCGTGGACCTCCTGCCCGTCGTCGAGGACGGCCTTGATCCGGAGGTCGAACTCGCCGTCGACCTGTCCGTGCTCCGAACAGCGACCGTTCTGGAGCACGCGCGTACAGTCGTCCTCGGGGCAGCGCTTGATCAGCCCCGAGCCGGACTGCACGTCGACTAACGCGCCCTCGACAGTGACGGCGTCGTCGCCGACTTCGATCTCCTCGTCGAGCTCGGTGATCGTGGTGGTCTTGTTGAGCTTGACCGAGTAGTTGCCCTCGTACTCGTCGGTGACGACGTTCGAGAGCGCGTAGCTCGTCCCCTCCGCCAGTTCGGGGAGGTCGGAGGTGTCGAACGCGACGAACTTCTTCGTCCCGCTCTCGTCGCCCAGCAGCCCCACCTGCGCGATGGACTCGTGGCCGGGCTCCCAGAGGTCGGCGACCTTCACGCGAAGGTCGATCCACTGTTCGTCCTCGTCGATCTCGCCCAGTTGGGTGAGCTCGCTGTCGGCGCTGCCGAGTTCGTCCCGTTCGAGGT from Halolamina sediminis encodes:
- a CDS encoding replication factor A (Replication protein A protects and stabilize the intermediate ssDNA that is generated by the unwinding action of a DNA helicase at the replication fork. In addition, SSBs prevent the formation of secondary structures by single-stranded template DNA.) → MSELESHAAEIAEQFSDHLDIEQEDVEERLETLVNEYRVPLDEARRSVESQYLDEADLERDELGSADSELTQLGEIDEDEQWIDLRVKVADLWEPGHESIAQVGLLGDESGTKKFVAFDTSDLPELAEGTSYALSNVVTDEYEGNYSVKLNKTTTITELDEEIEVGDDAVTVEGALVDVQSGSGLIKRCPEDDCTRVLQNGRCSEHGQVDGEFDLRIKAVLDDGQEVHEVIFDKETTEELTGIDLEEAKQMATDALDTTVVVEEMQGDLLGHYFEVSGPVFGRYVLVDEFERLDGPVDPESALIKARSI